A window from Flavobacterium sp. 83 encodes these proteins:
- a CDS encoding adenosylcobinamide-GDP ribazoletransferase produces the protein MKKELHIFFTALMFYTRIPCPATIDHNPDYLNKASRYFPLIGWIVGSVAFGVYCVFNYLVAPEIAVIFSMIASVLVTGAFHEDGFADVCDGFGGGWTKEKILIIMKDSAIGAYGAIGVMLLLFLKFQGLTQLIKVLDNPKFIIYNSQFIILLLLVSAHSISRLAAISIVFTHEYSREDASSKSKPIAQSYSWREVAGAFFFGLLPLVILSYFQWQILLVLIPVFLTRFFLARYFQKWIDGYTGDCLGATQQVCEVVFYISVIALWKFI, from the coding sequence ATGAAAAAAGAACTACATATATTTTTTACAGCATTAATGTTTTATACAAGGATTCCGTGTCCTGCAACCATTGATCACAATCCAGATTATTTAAATAAAGCGTCCCGTTATTTTCCATTAATTGGTTGGATTGTGGGTAGCGTTGCTTTTGGGGTATATTGTGTGTTTAATTATTTAGTTGCGCCTGAAATTGCGGTAATCTTCTCTATGATTGCTTCCGTTTTAGTTACGGGAGCTTTTCATGAAGATGGTTTTGCTGATGTTTGCGATGGTTTTGGTGGCGGTTGGACCAAAGAAAAAATACTGATAATTATGAAAGACAGTGCTATTGGTGCGTATGGAGCAATAGGTGTGATGCTGTTGTTATTCCTTAAATTTCAAGGATTGACTCAATTAATTAAAGTTTTGGATAATCCTAAATTTATAATTTATAATTCACAATTTATAATTTTACTATTACTTGTTTCAGCGCATTCCATCAGTCGATTAGCAGCGATTTCAATTGTTTTTACCCATGAATATTCTCGAGAAGATGCTTCAAGCAAAAGTAAACCTATCGCACAAAGTTATTCTTGGAGAGAAGTGGCGGGAGCTTTCTTTTTTGGATTACTTCCATTAGTTATTTTGTCCTATTTTCAGTGGCAAATACTGTTGGTTTTAATACCTGTTTTTCTGACTCGATTCTTTTTGGCGCGTTATTTTCAGAAATGGATTGACGGGTATACCGGGGATTGTTTAGGCGCAACCCAACAGGTTTGTGAAGTGGTTTTTTATATATCAGTTATTGCATTATGGAAGTTTATTTAG
- the cobT gene encoding nicotinate-nucleotide--dimethylbenzimidazole phosphoribosyltransferase: MTYLDEILKSRRDTRHFTEDQVPDAVIEKALQAGHWAPSVGLTDATKYYLVRSAEMKKAIKDLFLDYDEKAISLTDNEQQKQAYKALKLEAIEEAPLGLVICYDRSVLNNFTIGTVGSNEAVKFSSVCAAQNIWLSLTEQGYSMGWVSILNYYQFKQLLGLPENMEPLGYFCVGKPATNYDNQPMLQQLNWKQKQEIPLVEEITVLHESKVEKVFFDTEKEIDSAAFANALQHKIDQKTKPTGSLGILEVLAKQIGMVFQTLEPKIIKPNLVVFAADHGIANHGVSAYPQDVTRQMVNNFLIGGAAINVFCKQNKIQLAIVDAGVNYDFPMNTDLISAKIGKGTHSFLHGAAMSKTEVELCFMKGSKIVASIAKTGSNCIGFGEMGIGNTATASVLMSIILELPIQDCVGKGTGVNDEQLIQKISILKKCIANYNGSDDLESKLGYFGGFEIMQMVGGMLQAKKSNMLILVDGFICSVAFLIAFKKNPSILKNAIFCHSSAEQGHQKILDYLGVRSLLQLDLRLGEGTGCAIAFPIIESAVTFMNDMASFESAGVSSREL, from the coding sequence ATGACTTATTTAGATGAAATTTTAAAATCCCGCCGCGACACCCGTCATTTTACGGAGGATCAAGTGCCTGATGCTGTTATTGAAAAAGCACTGCAAGCGGGGCATTGGGCGCCTTCTGTGGGTTTGACTGATGCTACAAAATACTATCTGGTCAGGTCGGCTGAAATGAAGAAAGCCATTAAAGATTTATTTTTAGATTATGATGAAAAAGCAATTTCGCTAACGGATAACGAACAACAAAAACAAGCCTACAAAGCTCTTAAGCTAGAAGCAATAGAAGAAGCACCATTGGGATTAGTGATTTGCTATGATCGTTCCGTTTTGAATAATTTTACGATTGGAACCGTTGGGAGTAATGAAGCGGTAAAGTTCAGTTCTGTTTGTGCTGCACAAAATATTTGGCTTTCCTTAACGGAGCAAGGGTATTCTATGGGATGGGTTTCCATATTGAATTACTATCAGTTCAAGCAATTATTGGGTTTGCCTGAAAATATGGAGCCGTTGGGGTATTTTTGTGTGGGAAAACCGGCTACCAATTATGATAATCAACCCATGTTGCAACAACTGAATTGGAAACAAAAACAAGAAATTCCATTAGTTGAGGAAATTACTGTTTTGCATGAAAGTAAGGTGGAGAAAGTATTTTTTGATACTGAAAAGGAGATAGATTCTGCTGCTTTTGCAAATGCGTTACAACATAAAATCGACCAAAAAACCAAACCAACAGGTTCATTAGGAATTTTAGAAGTGCTTGCCAAACAAATTGGGATGGTGTTTCAAACTTTAGAACCTAAAATTATAAAACCCAATCTGGTTGTTTTTGCAGCCGATCACGGAATTGCAAATCATGGTGTAAGTGCCTATCCGCAAGATGTAACCAGACAAATGGTGAATAATTTTTTGATAGGTGGCGCAGCAATCAATGTGTTTTGTAAACAAAATAAGATTCAATTAGCTATTGTAGATGCTGGAGTGAATTATGATTTCCCTATGAATACTGATTTGATTTCGGCTAAAATAGGGAAGGGAACACACTCTTTTTTGCATGGAGCCGCAATGAGTAAAACAGAAGTTGAATTGTGTTTTATGAAAGGAAGTAAAATTGTTGCCTCTATTGCAAAAACGGGCAGTAATTGTATTGGTTTTGGTGAAATGGGTATTGGTAACACTGCTACAGCTTCGGTTTTGATGAGCATTATTTTAGAATTACCAATTCAGGATTGCGTAGGAAAAGGCACAGGAGTAAATGATGAACAGTTGATTCAAAAAATTAGTATTCTTAAAAAATGCATTGCCAATTATAATGGTTCAGATGATTTAGAGAGCAAGTTAGGTTATTTCGGCGGTTTTGAAATCATGCAAATGGTGGGTGGAATGCTTCAGGCAAAAAAGAGTAATATGCTGATTCTGGTAGATGGTTTTATCTGTAGTGTTGCTTTTTTAATTGCCTTTAAAAAGAATCCGTCCATTCTTAAAAATGCTATTTTTTGCCATTCTTCAGCGGAGCAAGGGCATCAAAAAATATTAGATTATCTAGGAGTTCGTTCCCTATTGCAACTAGATTTAAGGTTGGGTGAAGGCACGGGTTGTGCGATTGCTTTCCCTATAATTGAGTCGGCTGTAACATTCATGAATGATATGGCCAGTTTTGAATCCGCAGGTGTGAGTAGCCGGGAACTTTAA
- a CDS encoding diphthine--ammonia ligase yields MNFVTSWSGGKDSCYAMMQATQQGFVPKVLLNMMNENGKVSRSHGLPLSILNQQAQKMGLPLEGIPATWGDYEAKFIAVLKMLKAKYDLEAAVFGDIDLQPHKDWEDKVCAAASLKAILPLWQQNRIVLVNQMLENGIVTMIVSCNTMMGEHYLGKILNKELAQELHEKGIDPCGENGEFHTLVINCPLFSGAIELPEFTRITYENYCFIVWEE; encoded by the coding sequence ATGAATTTTGTGACTTCTTGGAGTGGCGGAAAAGACAGTTGTTATGCAATGATGCAAGCAACTCAGCAAGGATTTGTTCCAAAAGTGTTACTCAATATGATGAATGAAAACGGAAAAGTATCCCGTTCTCACGGATTGCCATTGTCTATATTGAATCAGCAAGCTCAAAAAATGGGATTACCTCTGGAAGGAATTCCGGCAACTTGGGGTGATTATGAAGCCAAATTTATTGCCGTTTTGAAAATGCTAAAAGCCAAATATGATTTGGAAGCAGCCGTTTTTGGTGATATTGATTTGCAACCGCACAAAGATTGGGAAGATAAAGTATGTGCCGCCGCATCGCTAAAAGCAATTTTACCTTTGTGGCAACAAAACCGAATCGTCTTGGTAAATCAAATGCTTGAAAACGGAATTGTAACGATGATTGTTTCTTGCAATACAATGATGGGAGAACATTATCTGGGTAAAATTTTGAACAAAGAACTAGCTCAAGAATTACACGAAAAAGGAATAGATCCTTGTGGTGAAAATGGCGAGTTTCATACGTTGGTAATTAATTGTCCGTTGTTTTCGGGAGCGATTGAACTGCCTGAATTCACTAGAATTACTTATGAAAATTATTGTTTCATCGTCTGGGAAGAATAA
- the cobU gene encoding bifunctional adenosylcobinamide kinase/adenosylcobinamide-phosphate guanylyltransferase, producing MIYLITGGERSGKSSYAENLAKELSDKPMYVATARKWDDDFQKRIDRHQKDRDERWINIEKEKHLSEINFSGKVAIVDCVTLWLTNFFVDTKNDVSLCLEQAKAEFDAIANQENTTIIIVTNEIGMGVHADTHIGRKFTELQGWMNQYIAKNADIVVLMVSGIPVTIKETK from the coding sequence ATGATATATTTAATAACTGGTGGCGAACGCTCCGGTAAAAGTAGTTATGCTGAAAATTTAGCAAAAGAATTGTCGGATAAACCAATGTATGTGGCTACAGCCCGAAAATGGGATGATGATTTCCAAAAGAGAATCGATCGCCATCAAAAAGATCGGGACGAACGATGGATTAATATCGAAAAAGAAAAACACTTGAGTGAAATTAATTTTTCAGGAAAAGTAGCTATAGTCGATTGCGTCACACTTTGGTTAACGAACTTTTTTGTAGATACTAAAAACGATGTTTCCTTGTGCTTAGAACAAGCTAAAGCTGAATTTGATGCTATTGCCAATCAAGAAAATACAACTATTATTATTGTAACCAATGAAATAGGAATGGGTGTTCATGCCGATACTCACATAGGTAGAAAATTCACTGAACTTCAAGGTTGGATGAATCAATATATAGCTAAGAATGCCGATATCGTTGTGCTTATGGTTTCTGGAATTCCTGTAACAATAAAAGAAACAAAATGA
- a CDS encoding DUF5522 domain-containing protein, which translates to MDEYVATLSSETATNNKAKDLPKTTNLIEGIDYYLENGNYVFKAWFHLKRGHCCTYGCRHCPYGFKKI; encoded by the coding sequence ATTGACGAATATGTTGCAACTCTGTCTTCTGAAACTGCAACAAATAATAAAGCTAAAGATTTACCCAAAACGACCAATCTCATAGAAGGAATTGACTATTATTTAGAAAATGGGAATTATGTTTTCAAGGCTTGGTTTCATCTAAAAAGAGGTCATTGTTGTACCTATGGATGTCGACATTGTCCGTATGGATTTAAAAAAATATAA
- a CDS encoding ABC transporter substrate-binding protein — MKFSIRLILFILSFSTFVGCKKSENLNVKESSNSKNAIEYASGFSINKYEGYSVVTVSNPWPEANKNFTYILKEKNGSIPDSLQKYTIISVPLKSIVVTSTTIIPFLEMLGVEKSLVGFPHTDYISSKKTRKLIDAGTVKNIGQNEKLNMEQLIELEPNLIVTFGIDNNNPTIDNLQKSGLNVLIQADWMEQTPLGKAEWIKLYGALFGKEKEAKTLFDGIVKNYNDAIELVANKKPTATVLYGAMYQDQWYVARGNSWVAQFMKDAKANYLWSNVAGTGSLSMPFEKILEKAKTAKYWIATGSFKNSAEFENSNPHYSQFDASKSKNVYTFESKLGATGGTIYYELAASRPDLVLKDYIKIFHPELLPNYTFTFAQKLN; from the coding sequence ATGAAGTTCTCCATTAGATTAATCCTTTTTATTTTGTCTTTTTCAACTTTCGTTGGATGCAAAAAAAGCGAAAACCTTAACGTAAAAGAAAGTTCCAATTCTAAAAATGCAATCGAATATGCCTCGGGATTTTCTATTAATAAGTATGAAGGATATTCAGTAGTGACGGTTTCTAATCCTTGGCCTGAAGCCAATAAAAACTTCACCTATATATTAAAAGAAAAAAACGGCAGCATTCCAGATAGCCTACAAAAATACACCATAATTTCAGTTCCTTTAAAATCAATTGTCGTTACCTCAACAACTATTATCCCTTTTTTAGAAATGTTGGGAGTTGAAAAATCACTGGTGGGTTTTCCTCACACCGATTACATTTCTTCTAAAAAAACCAGGAAACTAATTGATGCCGGCACTGTTAAAAACATAGGACAAAACGAAAAATTAAATATGGAGCAACTCATTGAGTTGGAGCCTAACTTAATCGTAACCTTTGGCATTGACAACAACAATCCGACGATTGATAATTTACAAAAAAGCGGTCTTAATGTACTCATACAAGCGGACTGGATGGAACAAACTCCACTTGGCAAAGCAGAATGGATTAAGCTTTACGGCGCTTTATTTGGAAAAGAAAAAGAGGCCAAAACACTTTTTGATGGAATTGTCAAAAATTACAATGACGCTATAGAATTAGTTGCCAACAAAAAACCAACAGCGACCGTTTTATACGGAGCTATGTATCAAGACCAATGGTATGTAGCAAGAGGAAATAGCTGGGTAGCGCAGTTTATGAAAGATGCCAAAGCGAATTATTTGTGGTCAAATGTTGCAGGAACAGGAAGTCTTAGCATGCCTTTTGAAAAAATATTAGAGAAAGCAAAAACAGCAAAATATTGGATTGCAACAGGTTCATTCAAAAACAGTGCTGAATTCGAAAACAGTAATCCACATTACAGTCAGTTTGATGCTTCAAAATCTAAAAATGTGTATACTTTTGAAAGTAAATTAGGTGCAACAGGAGGAACTATTTATTATGAATTAGCAGCAAGCCGTCCAGATTTAGTATTGAAAGATTACATTAAAATCTTCCATCCTGAACTGCTTCCAAATTATACTTTTACTTTTGCACAAAAACTAAACTAA
- a CDS encoding iron ABC transporter permease, which translates to MANQKRNTILFFLLTLGLVLLFFVNISFGSITIPFKEIYTSLTGGQASKSTWEYIIVNYRLPKAITAILVGMGLSISGLLMQTLFRNPLAGPYVLGLSSGASLGVAFVLLGASLLPPFLSTILLSSYGVILASTIGSSIVLLAVLMVSQKLRDTMAILIVGLMFGSFTSAIVGVLTYFSSAEQLQKFTFWSMGNLGNLSWSSILILTVCVAIGLLLSLFSIKPLNALLLGENYARSLGLNFKKTRLIIIFATSILAGSITAYAGPIAFIGLAVPHIAKLVFQTSNHSVLYWSTLLLGASIMLVCDVLSELQGLEITLPINAVTSIIGAPVVIWLLVRKRKMIA; encoded by the coding sequence TTGGCGAATCAAAAACGAAATACTATTCTATTTTTCTTGCTTACTTTGGGGCTTGTTCTATTGTTTTTTGTAAACATTAGTTTTGGTTCCATCACGATTCCTTTTAAAGAAATTTACACTAGTTTAACTGGTGGTCAAGCGAGTAAATCCACTTGGGAATATATCATTGTCAATTATCGTTTACCCAAAGCCATTACTGCAATTCTTGTTGGAATGGGATTATCCATAAGTGGTTTGCTGATGCAAACTTTGTTTCGAAATCCATTAGCAGGACCTTATGTTTTAGGACTGAGTTCCGGTGCCAGTTTAGGCGTTGCTTTTGTACTATTAGGAGCGAGCTTACTTCCTCCTTTTTTAAGTACAATTTTACTATCCTCGTATGGAGTCATTTTAGCTTCAACTATAGGAAGTTCTATTGTGTTACTAGCGGTTTTGATGGTTTCCCAAAAGTTACGCGATACAATGGCAATCCTAATTGTTGGATTAATGTTTGGTAGTTTTACCAGTGCAATAGTAGGCGTTCTTACGTATTTTAGTTCGGCTGAACAATTACAGAAATTCACGTTTTGGTCCATGGGAAATTTAGGCAACTTGTCTTGGTCATCCATATTAATTCTAACCGTTTGTGTGGCGATTGGTTTGTTATTAAGTCTGTTCAGCATCAAACCGCTAAATGCCTTATTATTAGGAGAAAATTATGCTCGCAGCTTAGGTTTGAATTTCAAGAAAACACGATTGATTATCATTTTTGCAACAAGCATTTTAGCAGGAAGTATTACGGCGTATGCAGGTCCAATTGCCTTTATAGGACTGGCGGTTCCTCATATTGCAAAATTAGTATTTCAAACCAGTAACCATTCGGTTTTGTATTGGAGTACGTTACTTTTAGGAGCTTCGATTATGCTTGTTTGCGATGTACTTTCAGAATTACAAGGATTAGAAATCACTTTACCTATCAATGCTGTAACTTCGATAATTGGTGCTCCCGTGGTTATCTGGTTATTGGTTAGAAAACGAAAAATGATTGCCTAA
- a CDS encoding ABC transporter ATP-binding protein, translating into MENKIILQASQISIGYSHKKEKIVVASDISLSLKKGKLIALIGANGIGKSTLLKTITGIQKPLSGAVFLNEKKITDYEPLDLAQNLSIVLTEKLPPSNLTVFELIALGRQPYTNWMGTLSDIDIVKVNEAMVLTQISHLATKKHYEISDGQLQKVLIARALAQDTPLIILDEPTTHLDLLHKVALFKLLKKLTHETGKCILFSTHDIDMAIQLSDEMIIMTPETVLQDEPCNFISKGSFNTLFKDEHIVFDAEKGKFMIV; encoded by the coding sequence ATGGAAAACAAAATTATCTTACAAGCGTCTCAAATCAGCATCGGTTATTCTCATAAAAAAGAGAAAATCGTAGTGGCTTCGGATATTTCTCTTTCTTTAAAAAAAGGAAAACTGATTGCTTTAATTGGTGCCAATGGCATTGGAAAATCAACACTTTTAAAAACGATAACGGGAATCCAGAAACCACTTTCAGGTGCCGTTTTCTTGAATGAAAAGAAAATCACGGATTACGAACCTTTGGATTTAGCCCAAAACCTAAGTATCGTTTTAACCGAAAAATTACCTCCAAGCAATTTAACCGTTTTTGAACTCATTGCTTTAGGAAGACAGCCTTATACCAACTGGATGGGAACTTTATCTGACATTGATATTGTTAAAGTGAATGAAGCTATGGTGCTGACTCAAATCAGTCATTTAGCTACAAAAAAACACTATGAAATTAGTGACGGACAATTACAAAAAGTATTGATTGCACGAGCTTTAGCACAGGATACTCCGTTAATAATTTTAGATGAGCCAACCACACATTTGGATTTATTGCATAAAGTAGCCTTATTCAAACTTTTAAAAAAGCTTACTCATGAAACCGGAAAATGCATTTTATTTTCTACCCATGATATTGACATGGCGATACAATTGAGTGACGAAATGATTATTATGACTCCAGAAACAGTGCTTCAAGACGAGCCTTGTAATTTTATTTCAAAAGGGAGTTTTAATACCTTATTCAAAGATGAGCATATTGTTTTTGATGCTGAAAAAGGAAAATTCATGATTGTTTAG
- a CDS encoding class I SAM-dependent methyltransferase, translating to MIDKITLRSTIFKHLDGLVTAPVAYVLHEKGMLSYILDKKEVTLAELTQYFKANEGYLNVGLRVLCSQGFLDYHINTATDQIKFSINDKSAIAFSMFYLYEDVLDLLHFTMQFRTRLLDDIPFARLGLIFDLYKKNYEISFSNDTLTNEIQHQILTHIEGCLVGPILVRLGMSGMFHKYFMEISFRPEEFHKSPENFKIILDFFVDLGWFTQKKGNYQFTEMGLFFAKRASAYGVTVSYLPTFSKMEDLLFGNPNILRTVAEDEDEIHVDREMNVWGSGGAHDTYFKVVDEIIIKLFNLPIEDQPKGILDMGCGNGAFIEHIYTVIERQTLRGKMLDDYPLFLVGADYNQAALKVTRANLIKADIWAKVIWGDIGQPDLLANDLLENYNIDLKDLLNVRTFLDHNRIWEIPKLVNKDRISHSTGAFVHRGERISTSLIEDNLLEHLNKWSPYVRKFGLLMIELHTIAPNLTAGNLGKTAATAYDATHGFSDQYIVEIPVLHKIAAEAGLYPDTNFFRRFPDSPIATVSINLLKGNG from the coding sequence ATGATTGATAAAATTACTCTTAGAAGCACCATTTTTAAACATTTAGATGGTTTAGTTACCGCTCCTGTCGCCTATGTTTTACATGAAAAAGGGATGCTTTCCTATATTCTTGACAAAAAAGAAGTCACACTTGCGGAACTTACACAATATTTTAAAGCAAATGAAGGCTATCTCAATGTGGGTTTGCGTGTTTTGTGTTCGCAAGGATTCCTGGATTATCATATCAATACCGCCACTGACCAAATTAAATTTAGCATAAACGATAAAAGTGCGATTGCTTTTTCGATGTTCTATTTATATGAAGATGTGCTTGATTTACTGCATTTCACGATGCAATTTCGCACACGATTATTAGATGATATTCCTTTTGCTCGATTGGGTTTAATTTTCGATTTGTATAAAAAAAATTATGAAATTTCATTTTCGAATGATACGCTGACCAATGAAATTCAGCATCAGATTCTAACACATATTGAAGGTTGTCTCGTTGGGCCAATATTGGTACGGCTTGGTATGAGCGGTATGTTCCATAAGTATTTTATGGAGATTTCTTTCCGTCCTGAAGAATTTCATAAGTCACCCGAAAATTTCAAAATTATTCTCGATTTCTTTGTTGATTTAGGTTGGTTTACCCAAAAAAAAGGAAATTATCAGTTTACGGAAATGGGGTTGTTTTTTGCCAAAAGAGCTTCTGCTTATGGAGTGACAGTTTCCTATTTACCTACTTTTAGTAAAATGGAGGATTTACTTTTTGGTAACCCAAATATACTCCGAACGGTTGCTGAAGACGAAGACGAAATTCATGTAGACCGAGAAATGAATGTTTGGGGAAGCGGAGGTGCGCACGATACTTATTTTAAAGTCGTAGATGAAATTATCATCAAATTATTCAATTTACCAATAGAAGATCAGCCCAAAGGAATCCTCGATATGGGTTGTGGTAATGGAGCATTTATAGAACATATTTATACTGTAATCGAAAGACAAACCCTGCGCGGAAAAATGTTAGATGATTATCCTTTATTCCTCGTTGGTGCCGATTATAATCAGGCGGCGTTGAAAGTAACCAGAGCCAATTTAATCAAAGCCGATATTTGGGCCAAAGTAATTTGGGGCGATATTGGACAACCGGATTTGTTAGCCAATGACTTATTGGAAAATTATAACATTGATTTGAAAGATTTATTGAATGTGAGAACCTTCTTGGATCATAACCGAATTTGGGAAATTCCCAAACTAGTAAATAAAGACAGAATAAGTCATTCAACAGGAGCATTTGTGCATAGAGGAGAGCGAATCAGCACTAGTTTAATAGAAGATAATCTATTGGAACATTTGAATAAATGGTCCCCTTACGTTCGGAAATTTGGGTTGTTAATGATTGAATTGCATACCATTGCTCCAAATTTGACCGCTGGTAATTTAGGAAAAACTGCCGCAACGGCTTATGATGCCACGCATGGTTTTTCGGATCAATACATAGTCGAAATTCCCGTTTTGCACAAAATCGCTGCTGAAGCAGGATTATATCCAGACACTAATTTCTTTAGAAGATTTCCGGATTCTCCCATTGCAACAGTCAGTATAAATTTATTGAAAGGAAATGGATAG
- a CDS encoding tRNA (cytidine(34)-2'-O)-methyltransferase produces MLNIVLVEPEIPNNTGNIGRLCVGTESRLHLIHPFGFVINDKNLKRSGLDYWVHLDVTEYQNIAEWKAQIPDLSRVFLMSSHSEKSYLENDFQDGDWLVFGKESKGLSEVVLNEFPNHLTIPMSPLIRSFNIANSVAFVIGEAKRQIAGKL; encoded by the coding sequence ATGTTAAACATCGTTTTAGTAGAACCTGAAATCCCAAATAATACTGGAAATATTGGCCGATTGTGCGTAGGTACCGAAAGCCGTTTGCACTTAATTCATCCTTTTGGATTTGTCATTAATGATAAAAACCTGAAACGTTCCGGTTTGGATTATTGGGTGCATCTTGATGTTACTGAATATCAAAATATAGCCGAATGGAAAGCACAGATTCCTGATTTATCCCGAGTTTTTCTGATGAGTTCCCATTCCGAAAAATCCTATTTAGAAAATGATTTTCAGGATGGAGACTGGTTGGTTTTTGGGAAAGAAAGTAAAGGTTTGAGTGAAGTTGTTTTAAACGAATTTCCTAATCATCTGACCATTCCTATGTCACCGCTAATTAGGAGTTTTAATATTGCAAATTCTGTCGCGTTTGTCATTGGCGAAGCAAAGAGGCAAATAGCTGGTAAATTGTAA
- a CDS encoding pseudouridine synthase, producing the protein MSHSHFIIHKPYGYLSQFIYELKRKKKLLGELHDFPKGTMAIGRLDEDSEGLLLLTTDGMMSEIIRSKKVDKEYYVQVDGIIHQEAIEQLQKGVEIGFNGTKYITKRCKASLIHEIPAFGTRGKKIRDERHGPTSWASITVNEGKFRQVRKMTAAVGFPTLRLIRVRIGNVHLNDLQAGEVLEVENFQIEI; encoded by the coding sequence ATGTCTCATTCTCATTTCATCATTCATAAGCCTTACGGGTATCTGAGTCAGTTTATCTACGAATTAAAAAGGAAAAAGAAACTGCTGGGCGAATTGCACGATTTTCCCAAAGGAACGATGGCGATAGGTCGTCTTGACGAAGATTCAGAGGGATTATTGTTGTTAACTACGGACGGGATGATGAGCGAAATCATTCGAAGTAAAAAAGTTGATAAGGAATATTACGTCCAAGTTGATGGTATTATACATCAGGAAGCCATTGAACAATTACAAAAAGGAGTTGAAATAGGTTTTAATGGCACGAAATACATCACTAAACGGTGTAAAGCTTCTCTAATCCATGAAATTCCTGCTTTTGGTACCAGAGGAAAAAAAATTCGGGATGAACGTCACGGTCCAACTTCTTGGGCTTCGATAACGGTGAATGAAGGGAAGTTTCGCCAAGTACGCAAAATGACTGCCGCGGTTGGTTTTCCTACCTTGCGCTTGATTCGTGTTCGAATAGGAAACGTACATCTCAATGATTTACAAGCTGGTGAAGTTTTGGAAGTCGAAAATTTTCAAATAGAGATTTAA